CACCCGCAAGCTGGTGCTCCGGGGGGTGGACGGGGTGGTGTTCGTGGCCGATTCCCAGGTGGACCAGTGGGAACGCAACCTGGAGAGCCTGGAGAACTTGGGGCAGAATCTCGCCGACGAGCGCCTCGACATCGCACGGATCCCCCTGGTTTTTCAGTACAACAAGCGCGATCTGGGCGACAGCGGGCTCCCACTGATCTCCGTCGAGGACCTGGACAAGGCCCTCAACCAGGAACTCCGGGTGGCCGCCTTCCCCGCGAGCGCCGTGCGGGGCGACGGGGTCTTCGAGACCCTGCGCGAAATCAGCAAGCGCACCGTCAAGAACGTGACCCGCAAGCTCTTGGGCCGCTGAACGCCGCCCCCCAGGGAGGAAGCATGGAACCTACCAACCGCCCCCTCAACACCCTGGCGCCGGGCGAGGTCGATGCCTACATCGACACCGCCATCGACGAGCTCTTCGTCCCCAAGAGGAGCACGGCCTCGCCGGCCGCCGCGCCGGAGCCCACCGAGCCCCCCCAGGGGGAAGCGGCGGCTCCTCCCGGGCCCGGTCACGTCCTGGAGGCGCTCCAGGAGGCCCTGCTCTCCCTGGAGTGGGAGGTGAGCGACCGAAACATCCGGTCCTTCGAGCGCGAGGTCCGGGCCCTGGGCCAGCAGTTCTCCGCCGACCGACACGTGGGAGCCGTGGTGCAGATGGCCCTGGGCGTGAGCAAGTATCTGACGGCCGTGGGGGAGGTCGCGAGCCCCCTCGGGGTGCAGTTCCCCACGGCGGTCCTGCGCACCCTGGAGGTCCTCCTGCGGGAACGGGCCACACCGGCGGCGGAGCGCAAGGCTGCGGTGGAGCAGCTCTTGGAGAAGTACCGCCGCCTCCAGGCCGAGGTGCGCCGCCCGGCAGCCCGGGCGCCAGAGGCTGCCCCGGCTGCGGCGGAGCCCCCCCACGCCGCCCCGGAGCAGAGCCGGGCGCCCGCTGCGCCCGCCGTGCCGGTGGAGGAGCTGGAGCCCGAGGCCGCAGACTCGGGGCCGGTGGAGGAGCTGGAGCCCGAGGCCGCCGAGGAGCTGGAGCCCGAGGCCCCTGCGGCCTTCGCCGCGGACGCAGCGACCAGCACCCTCGCCCCCGCGCAGCGGCCGCCCGAGGCCGGCCTCGCCCCTGCCGAGGAGGCGACGGCCGAAACCGCCCCCGAC
The Thermodesulfobacteriota bacterium genome window above contains:
- a CDS encoding ADP-ribosylation factor-like protein; amino-acid sequence: MSFINLARNEIQVKIVFYGPGRCGKTTNLLYLHEVMTDNVRGKMITIDTKGDRTLFFDFLPLALGQIHNMSIKIQLYTVPGQVMYNATRKLVLRGVDGVVFVADSQVDQWERNLESLENLGQNLADERLDIARIPLVFQYNKRDLGDSGLPLISVEDLDKALNQELRVAAFPASAVRGDGVFETLREISKRTVKNVTRKLLGR